The Nostoc sp. 'Lobaria pulmonaria (5183) cyanobiont' genome window below encodes:
- a CDS encoding nitroreductase gives MFDLDQTIKDRHSTRKFLSQPVPRALLDEALALAQLAPSNSNIQPWRLVFSQGERRDRLQEALLNQAKQQPPYSFGLPEAFQHYRQELGVQVYGAMGIARDDKVNRQLALLRNYEFFGAPVVGIVCMHRDLGVADALSVGMYLQTLVLCLTARGIDTCVEVSLAAYPEIIRSELNIPPELLIICGLAVGYSDPDFPANHLHISRETVEKNVSFQGD, from the coding sequence ATGTTTGATCTCGATCAAACTATCAAAGACCGACACTCAACACGCAAATTCTTATCGCAACCAGTGCCACGGGCTTTGCTCGATGAAGCCCTCGCTCTAGCGCAGCTTGCGCCGTCAAATTCAAACATCCAGCCGTGGCGGTTGGTGTTTTCCCAAGGCGAACGCCGAGATCGTCTGCAAGAGGCTTTACTAAACCAAGCCAAGCAGCAGCCGCCCTACAGCTTTGGGCTGCCGGAAGCTTTCCAGCATTACCGCCAAGAACTGGGCGTGCAAGTCTATGGAGCTATGGGGATTGCTCGTGACGATAAAGTTAATAGACAGCTAGCCCTTCTGCGTAATTACGAATTTTTTGGCGCACCAGTAGTTGGTATCGTCTGTATGCACCGAGATTTGGGCGTTGCAGATGCCTTGAGTGTGGGGATGTATTTACAAACGCTGGTGTTGTGCCTAACCGCTCGTGGCATTGATACCTGCGTAGAGGTTTCGCTAGCAGCTTATCCGGAAATTATCCGCAGTGAGTTGAACATTCCACCGGAATTATTAATCATTTGTGGTTTAGCTGTTGGTTATTCCGATCCTGATTTTCCCGCTAATCATTTGCATATAAGCCGTGAAACGGTGGAGAAAAACGTCTCGTTTCAGGGTGATTGA
- a CDS encoding NAD-dependent epimerase/dehydratase family protein, giving the protein MKIFVAGATGAIGRPLIAQLLAKGIALRYGFFYGPGTWFAADGDVAQQVRQQQFPIVGNGEGVWSWIHIEDVAIATVAAAERGNPGIYLITDDRPLKVREWLPAFARWLNAPPPPQISVEEALKVGGADAIYYGTQMRGVSNAKAKRELNFQPRPLQWVVNTAVPSTS; this is encoded by the coding sequence ATGAAGATTTTTGTCGCAGGTGCAACGGGCGCGATCGGTCGTCCATTGATCGCGCAATTGCTGGCGAAAGGAATTGCTCTGCGTTATGGCTTCTTCTACGGGCCTGGCACTTGGTTTGCTGCCGATGGCGACGTTGCTCAACAGGTGCGACAGCAACAGTTTCCCATCGTTGGCAATGGCGAAGGTGTCTGGTCGTGGATTCACATTGAGGATGTGGCGATCGCGACAGTTGCGGCAGCGGAGCGGGGCAATCCTGGCATTTACCTGATTACGGACGATCGCCCCTTAAAGGTGCGTGAGTGGCTCCCTGCCTTTGCTCGTTGGCTGAATGCGCCACCACCGCCTCAGATATCCGTTGAGGAGGCGCTGAAAGTAGGTGGTGCGGATGCCATTTACTACGGTACTCAAATGCGAGGAGTATCGAATGCTAAGGCAAAACGGGAACTCAATTTTCAACCTCGGCCTTTGCAATGGGTGGTTAACACTGCCGTACCAAGTACAAGCTAA
- a CDS encoding DsbA family protein: protein MEQPSYQDRSLLTINPHDHLQGAIDAPVILIEYSDYQCPYCAEVHKMIKTIQQRLNHQLCFVCRHFPQKQLHFQAQKAAEAAEAAATQGKFWQMHNILFERQKFLSDGNLLEYANELGLDLHQFLRAIAEHQYADRVAQDMYSGKQCGVTYTPTLFINGNRYDNAWEVERLMTAILSQGEP, encoded by the coding sequence ATGGAGCAGCCAAGTTACCAGGATCGATCGCTACTTACGATCAATCCCCACGATCACCTGCAAGGCGCGATAGATGCACCTGTCATCCTGATTGAGTATAGCGACTACCAATGTCCTTATTGTGCAGAGGTTCACAAGATGATTAAAACCATTCAACAACGACTCAATCATCAACTCTGCTTTGTGTGCCGTCACTTTCCCCAAAAGCAACTTCATTTCCAAGCACAAAAAGCAGCTGAGGCAGCCGAGGCAGCAGCAACACAGGGTAAGTTTTGGCAAATGCACAACATTCTGTTTGAGCGTCAGAAATTCTTGAGTGATGGCAATTTATTGGAGTACGCCAACGAATTAGGGCTGGATCTACATCAGTTTCTAAGAGCGATCGCCGAACACCAGTATGCTGATCGAGTCGCCCAAGATATGTACAGTGGAAAGCAATGTGGTGTCACCTATACACCAACTTTGTTTATCAACGGAAATCGTTACGACAATGCCTGGGAAGTTGAGCGACTGATGACAGCTATTTTGAGCCAAGGTGAGCCTTAA
- a CDS encoding response regulator transcription factor, whose product MSQFPLIHVLIADDHVMVAQGLTILLESQTDIKVIGRASNGREAIALFRQYQPDIVLMDLRMPEIGGVEATITIRAEFKQARIIVLTTYDGDEDIYRGLQAGAKGYVLKDAGAEELLSAIRAVHAGQQYIPPAVGAKLAERMGISELSNRELEVLNLMARGKNNQEISTELLISESTVKFHTKNIMSKLGASDRAQALITALKRGVIAI is encoded by the coding sequence ATGAGCCAATTTCCTCTCATTCACGTTCTGATTGCGGACGATCATGTGATGGTGGCACAGGGGTTAACCATTTTGCTTGAATCTCAAACAGATATCAAGGTGATTGGACGAGCAAGCAACGGGCGTGAAGCGATCGCACTCTTCCGTCAATATCAGCCTGACATTGTGTTAATGGATTTACGAATGCCTGAAATCGGAGGAGTTGAGGCAACGATTACGATTCGTGCTGAATTTAAACAAGCTCGAATTATCGTACTGACTACTTACGACGGAGATGAAGACATCTATCGTGGACTGCAAGCTGGGGCAAAAGGATATGTCCTGAAGGATGCTGGGGCTGAGGAACTTTTGAGCGCTATTCGTGCGGTTCATGCGGGTCAACAGTACATTCCACCCGCAGTGGGTGCGAAACTGGCCGAGCGCATGGGCATTTCTGAACTGAGCAATCGCGAGTTAGAAGTGCTGAACCTGATGGCACGCGGCAAGAATAATCAAGAGATTAGCACTGAACTATTGATTAGTGAAAGTACCGTCAAGTTTCACACCAAAAATATTATGAGTAAGTTGGGAGCCAGCGATCGGGCACAAGCGCTCATTACTGCTCTAAAGCGAGGTGTGATCGCTATTTGA